One Mycolicibacterium fortuitum subsp. fortuitum genomic window carries:
- a CDS encoding metallopeptidase TldD-related protein: MIGAQQVVDIALRAADPGTETTVLVTDRADASLRWAGNSMTTNGETVSRTITVISIVRRGDKAHVGSVRSTEVDPAVIPDLVAAAQRAASASPEARDAAPPLPATGAPADWDAPVASTGARVFGGIADDLAKGFAGSDQLYGYARHVMETTFLATSSGLRRRFTQPTGSVEINAKRDGASVWAGVSTADFVDVRVDSLLDELTLKLGWADRTVDLPAGRYETLMPPSTVADMMIYLTWTMDGRGAQEGRTALSAPGGTRVGEKLTDLGLTLYSDPLAEPLACQPFVAVGSSSERVSIFDNGMDIGRVDWIRDGVVNALAYPRAVAAEYGTPVAVPADNLLMTGGAKDLADMIAGTERGLLLTTLWYIREVDPTVLLLTGLTRDGVYLIEDGEVTAAVNNFRFNESPLDLLRRATEAGVSEITLPREWGDWATRASMPTLRIPDFHMSSVSQAQ, translated from the coding sequence ATGATCGGCGCACAGCAGGTCGTCGACATCGCGTTGCGTGCAGCCGATCCCGGCACCGAAACCACGGTGTTGGTGACGGACCGGGCCGACGCCTCGCTGCGATGGGCCGGCAACTCGATGACGACCAACGGTGAGACGGTCAGCCGCACCATCACCGTGATCTCGATCGTGCGACGCGGCGACAAGGCACATGTCGGGTCGGTGCGCTCCACCGAGGTGGATCCAGCCGTGATCCCGGACTTGGTGGCCGCCGCGCAGCGCGCCGCATCGGCCTCGCCCGAGGCGCGCGATGCCGCACCGCCCCTGCCCGCCACCGGCGCACCGGCGGACTGGGATGCACCCGTGGCGAGCACCGGCGCGCGGGTATTCGGCGGCATCGCCGATGACCTGGCCAAGGGATTCGCCGGTTCCGACCAGCTCTACGGATACGCCCGCCACGTCATGGAGACGACGTTCCTGGCCACCTCGAGCGGCCTGCGTCGCCGGTTCACGCAGCCGACCGGCTCGGTGGAGATCAACGCCAAGCGCGACGGCGCGAGTGTCTGGGCCGGGGTCAGCACAGCGGACTTCGTTGATGTGCGCGTGGATTCGCTACTCGACGAGCTGACACTGAAGCTGGGTTGGGCGGACCGGACCGTCGATCTACCGGCCGGGCGGTACGAGACGCTGATGCCGCCCTCGACGGTGGCCGACATGATGATCTACCTGACCTGGACCATGGACGGCCGCGGAGCGCAGGAAGGGCGTACCGCGTTGTCGGCGCCCGGCGGAACGCGGGTGGGGGAGAAGCTCACAGATCTGGGTCTGACGTTGTACTCCGACCCGCTGGCCGAACCGCTGGCCTGCCAACCGTTCGTCGCGGTGGGTAGCTCCTCGGAGCGAGTGTCGATCTTCGACAACGGTATGGACATCGGACGGGTGGACTGGATCCGCGACGGTGTGGTCAACGCTCTGGCCTACCCGCGGGCCGTCGCGGCCGAGTACGGCACACCCGTGGCCGTTCCCGCCGACAACTTGCTGATGACCGGTGGTGCAAAGGATTTGGCGGATATGATCGCAGGCACCGAACGTGGTCTGCTGTTGACCACACTCTGGTACATCCGCGAGGTCGATCCCACGGTGCTGCTGCTGACAGGGCTGACCCGTGACGGTGTCTATTTGATCGAGGACGGCGAGGTGACTGCCGCGGTGAACAACTTCCGGTTCAACGAGAGCCCGCTGGACCTACTGCGGCGCGCCACCGAAGCCGGCGTCAGCGAGATCACCCTGCCGCGCGAGTGGGGCGATTGGGCGACCCGGGCATCGATGCCGACGCTGCGCATCCCGGATTTCCACATGTCCTCGGTGAGCCAAGCGCAATGA
- a CDS encoding TldD/PmbA family protein yields MTAQRRVDADFLELRRSELADAALTAAAAAGASYADLRIHRITTEIIQLRDGELEMSVVNREVGLAVRVIVDGTWGFASHAELAPQVAAETARRAVQVAKTLAPLNAERIELAAEPVYDDVTWVSDYGVDPFVVPASDKIALLGEYSHRLLASDGVDHVSAGAHAVKEQTFYADTFGSSITQQRVRVMPTMEAVAVDSAAGSFETMRTLAPPTARGWEALAGDDVWDWTAELAELPTLLAEKTKAPSVIAGPTDLVIDPSNLWLTIHESIGHATEYDRAIGYEAAYAGTSFATPDKLGTMRYGSPVMNVTADRTVEFGLASVGFDDEGVRAQSWDLVRDGVFVGYQLDRVFAPRLGQARSNGCSYADSPHHVPIQRMANVSLQPGREDLSTDDLISRVSDGIYIVGDKSWSIDMQRYNFQFTGQRFYRIRDGRLDGQLRDVAYQATTTDFWGAMEAVGGPSTWRLGGAFNCGKAQPGQVAPVSHGCPSALFRGINVLNTRTEGGR; encoded by the coding sequence TGTGGACGCCGACTTCTTGGAGCTGCGCCGGTCCGAGTTGGCCGACGCGGCGCTGACCGCGGCGGCCGCTGCCGGAGCCAGCTACGCCGACCTGCGGATACACCGCATCACCACCGAGATCATCCAACTGCGCGACGGCGAGTTGGAGATGTCGGTGGTCAACCGCGAAGTCGGTCTCGCGGTGCGGGTGATCGTCGACGGCACGTGGGGGTTCGCCTCGCACGCCGAGCTGGCGCCGCAGGTGGCAGCCGAAACGGCGCGGCGCGCGGTGCAGGTGGCCAAGACCCTCGCCCCGTTGAACGCCGAGCGCATCGAGTTGGCTGCCGAACCCGTCTACGACGATGTGACCTGGGTGTCCGACTACGGCGTCGACCCGTTCGTCGTCCCCGCCTCCGACAAGATCGCGCTGCTCGGCGAATACTCACACCGGCTGCTCGCGTCCGACGGCGTGGACCACGTGTCGGCCGGGGCCCACGCGGTCAAGGAACAGACCTTCTACGCCGATACCTTCGGCTCCTCGATCACCCAGCAGCGGGTACGGGTGATGCCGACGATGGAGGCCGTCGCGGTCGACTCCGCGGCCGGATCGTTCGAAACCATGCGGACCCTGGCTCCGCCGACCGCACGGGGCTGGGAGGCGCTGGCCGGCGACGACGTCTGGGACTGGACCGCCGAGCTGGCCGAGCTGCCGACACTGCTGGCCGAGAAGACCAAGGCTCCCTCGGTCATCGCCGGACCCACCGACCTGGTGATCGATCCGTCCAACCTGTGGCTCACCATCCACGAATCGATCGGACACGCCACCGAATACGACCGGGCCATCGGCTATGAGGCGGCCTACGCCGGCACCTCGTTCGCCACCCCGGACAAGCTCGGCACCATGCGCTACGGCTCACCGGTGATGAACGTGACGGCCGACCGCACCGTCGAATTCGGCCTGGCCTCGGTCGGTTTCGATGACGAGGGGGTGCGGGCGCAGAGCTGGGACCTGGTGCGCGACGGTGTCTTCGTGGGCTACCAGCTCGACCGGGTGTTCGCGCCGCGACTCGGACAGGCGCGCTCCAACGGCTGCTCCTACGCCGACTCGCCGCACCATGTGCCGATCCAGCGGATGGCCAATGTGTCACTGCAGCCGGGTCGCGAGGATCTCAGTACCGACGATCTGATCTCACGGGTGTCCGACGGTATCTACATCGTCGGTGACAAGTCCTGGTCGATCGACATGCAGCGGTACAACTTCCAGTTCACCGGCCAGCGGTTCTACCGGATCCGAGACGGCCGGCTGGACGGCCAGCTGCGCGATGTGGCGTATCAGGCCACCACCACCGATTTCTGGGGTGCGATGGAAGCCGTCGGCGGACCGTCCACCTGGCGCCTCGGCGGGGCGTTCAACTGCGGCAAGGCCCAGCCCGGGCAGGTGGCCCCGGTCAGCCACGGCTGCCCGAGCGCACTGTTCCGCGGCATCAACGTACTGAACACCCGGACGGAGGGCGGCCGATGA